A genomic window from Ideonella sp. WA131b includes:
- a CDS encoding lysophospholipase, with protein MDTLTLPTADGLRLHLRHWPTAAVAPRGTVLVVHGLGEHVGRYAHVAEALNGAGWHVSGFDQRGHGRSGGRQGVLAAPDSLLADLGAVVDAVRPRAPGPLVLLGHSMGGAVAARFVAEALAPQPAAWSRPLDGLVLSSPALRAHLSAWQRLQLALGERLMPDLPQRNGIDAQGLSHDEAMVAAYTADPLVHDRISARLARFILDAGGQVRAAAPRWALPTLLMWGGADRIVDPGGSHAFARAVPAAVLTAFEFGGLRHEIFNELEREGVLMRLTQWLGRF; from the coding sequence GTGGACACTCTGACGCTGCCCACCGCCGACGGCCTGCGCCTGCACCTGCGGCACTGGCCGACAGCGGCCGTGGCACCCCGCGGCACGGTGCTGGTGGTGCATGGCCTGGGAGAACACGTGGGCCGCTACGCCCACGTGGCCGAGGCGCTGAACGGCGCCGGCTGGCACGTCAGCGGCTTCGACCAGCGCGGCCATGGCCGCAGCGGTGGCCGCCAGGGCGTGCTGGCCGCGCCCGACAGCCTGCTGGCCGACCTGGGCGCCGTCGTGGACGCGGTGCGCCCGCGCGCGCCGGGCCCCCTGGTGCTGCTGGGCCACAGCATGGGTGGCGCGGTGGCCGCCCGCTTCGTGGCCGAGGCGCTGGCGCCGCAGCCGGCGGCGTGGTCGCGGCCGCTGGACGGCCTGGTGCTGTCCTCTCCGGCGCTGCGGGCGCACCTGTCGGCCTGGCAGCGTCTGCAGCTGGCCCTGGGCGAACGCCTGATGCCCGACCTGCCGCAGCGCAACGGCATCGATGCGCAGGGCCTGTCGCACGACGAGGCCATGGTCGCCGCCTACACCGCCGACCCGCTGGTGCACGACCGCATCAGCGCGCGGCTGGCGCGCTTCATCCTCGACGCGGGCGGGCAGGTGCGCGCCGCCGCGCCGCGCTGGGCGCTGCCGACGCTGCTGATGTGGGGCGGCGCCGACCGCATCGTCGACCCGGGCGGCAGCCACGCCTTCGCCAGGGCCGTGCCCGCCGCGGTGCTGACGGCCTTCGAGTTCGGGGGCCTGCGCCACGAGATCTTCAACGAGCTGGAACGCGAGGGCGTGCTGATGCGCCTGACGCAGTGGCTCGGGCGGTTCTAG